The following proteins come from a genomic window of Streptomyces sp. Sge12:
- a CDS encoding glycoside hydrolase family 13 protein codes for MLSTLPADTGRPSRTATATAPWWRDAVIYQVYVRSFLDSTGDGIGDLAGVRAGLPYLRKLGVDGIWLSPFYPSPQHDHGYDVADYCGVDPVYGDLAEFDRLVADARRLGLKLLLDIVPNHCSSEHPWFRDALAAEPGSPARSRFHFAPGRGADGAEPPNNWRAMFGGPAWSRVIEPDGTPGEWYLHLFTPEQPDLNWRDPAVGDDFEQVLRFWLDRGVDGFRIDVAAGLFKHPALPDSDDPGADERARDAVNQLAWNQPEVHDVWRRWRAVCEEYTALDGHERLLVGEVSVPTAREHAAYVRPDELHQAFFFDLLSAPWDADAFRATITEAIRDIAGTGSTVTWVLNNHDQIRTVTRYAGEPGVEGSGLGAARARAAALLMLALPGAAYVYQGEELGLPEVLDLPDEVLTDPIFLRTGSRKHVRDGCRVPLPWSGHASPFGFTRDAGGAKPWLPQPEWFAEHATDRALADTRSFWHLYRDGLQLRRTLPQLGDGALRWLDAPPQVLAIVRGDGLVCAVNFGAEPVPAPVPGTPLLASGPCPDGVLPAATAAWWTAECPAP; via the coding sequence ATGCTCAGCACCCTTCCGGCCGACACCGGCCGCCCCTCCCGCACCGCCACCGCGACCGCCCCCTGGTGGCGTGACGCGGTGATCTACCAGGTCTACGTCCGCAGCTTCCTCGACAGCACCGGGGACGGCATCGGCGACCTGGCCGGCGTCCGGGCCGGGCTCCCGTACCTGCGCAAGCTCGGTGTCGACGGGATCTGGCTCAGCCCCTTCTACCCCTCGCCGCAGCACGACCACGGCTACGACGTGGCCGACTACTGCGGGGTCGACCCCGTCTACGGCGACCTCGCCGAATTCGACCGGCTGGTGGCCGACGCCCGCCGACTCGGGCTCAAGCTGCTGCTCGACATCGTCCCCAACCACTGCTCCAGCGAGCACCCGTGGTTCCGGGACGCGCTCGCCGCGGAGCCCGGAAGCCCGGCGCGCTCCCGATTCCACTTCGCGCCCGGCCGCGGCGCGGACGGGGCGGAGCCCCCCAACAACTGGCGCGCCATGTTCGGCGGTCCCGCCTGGAGCCGGGTCATCGAGCCCGACGGCACCCCCGGGGAGTGGTACCTGCACCTCTTCACGCCGGAGCAGCCCGACCTGAACTGGCGCGACCCCGCCGTCGGTGACGACTTCGAGCAGGTGCTGCGCTTCTGGCTGGACCGCGGGGTCGACGGCTTCCGCATCGACGTCGCCGCCGGACTGTTCAAGCACCCCGCACTGCCCGACTCCGACGACCCCGGAGCCGACGAGCGGGCCCGCGACGCCGTCAACCAGCTCGCCTGGAACCAGCCCGAGGTCCACGACGTGTGGCGGCGCTGGCGCGCGGTCTGCGAGGAGTACACCGCCCTGGACGGCCACGAGCGGCTGCTGGTCGGCGAGGTGTCCGTACCCACCGCACGCGAGCACGCCGCATACGTCCGCCCCGACGAACTGCACCAGGCCTTCTTCTTCGACCTGCTCAGCGCGCCCTGGGACGCCGACGCCTTCCGCGCGACGATCACCGAGGCGATACGCGACATCGCCGGCACCGGCTCCACGGTCACCTGGGTCCTCAACAACCACGACCAGATCCGCACGGTGACCCGCTACGCGGGCGAGCCCGGAGTGGAGGGCAGCGGACTGGGCGCCGCCCGCGCCCGCGCCGCGGCCCTCCTGATGCTCGCGCTGCCCGGCGCCGCCTACGTCTACCAGGGCGAGGAACTGGGCCTGCCCGAGGTCCTCGACCTGCCCGACGAGGTACTCACCGACCCGATCTTCCTGCGCACGGGCAGCCGCAAGCACGTCCGGGACGGCTGCCGCGTGCCGCTCCCCTGGTCCGGGCACGCCTCACCGTTCGGATTCACCCGGGACGCGGGCGGCGCCAAGCCGTGGCTGCCGCAGCCCGAGTGGTTCGCCGAGCACGCCACCGACCGCGCCCTGGCCGACACCCGCTCCTTCTGGCACCTCTACCGCGACGGCCTCCAGCTGCGGCGCACCCTGCCTCAACTCGGCGACGGCGCACTGCGCTGGCTGGACGCGCCGCCGCAGGTCCTGGCGATCGTCCGCGGCGACGGCCTGGTCTGCGCGGTCAACTTCGGCGCGGAGCCGGTACCCGCCCCGGTCCCCGGAACCCCGCTGCTGGCCAGCGGCCCGTGCCCCGACGGCGTGCTCCCCGCGGCGACCGCCGCCTGGTGGACCGCCGAGTGCCCGGCCCCCTGA
- a CDS encoding ABC transporter permease, giving the protein MTAPDLARAGTARAPVDGRRLARRRKRRLAVVFVLPALLLLGALVVYPVLFSFGRSLFDADGDRFVGAGNYVAIVQDPATLKAIRNSAIWVVVAPTLLTGLGLMLAVLTEKVRWATAFKLVLFLPMAVSFLAAGIIFRLAYEQDPDRGVLNAAVVGVHDGFSDTAAYPTARARENQGLTGGAGGPYSTAGTLRPGRSVDLGLIGVAPDAMPAGAKSAAAAAPAADGIGGVVYLDFAPGGAGLPGRIDPGEKGLPGMTVEAVRDGRVAATAVSADDGSFRLTGLADGEYTVRLPAANFAAPYQGVNWLGPALVTPAIIGAYLWVWTGFAMVLIGAGLSAIPRDALEAARMDGASESQIFRKITVPLLAPVLTVVFVTLVINVMKVFDLVYIIAPGPVQEEANVLATRMWLVSFGGGNDQGLGSALSVVLLLLVVPAMVFNIRRFRRSGA; this is encoded by the coding sequence ATGACCGCCCCCGACCTCGCCCGCGCGGGCACCGCCCGGGCACCGGTCGACGGGCGGCGCCTGGCCCGGCGCAGGAAACGCCGCCTCGCGGTGGTCTTCGTCCTCCCGGCCCTGCTGCTGCTCGGCGCGCTGGTCGTCTACCCGGTCCTCTTCTCCTTCGGGCGCAGCCTCTTCGACGCCGACGGCGACCGCTTCGTAGGAGCCGGGAACTACGTCGCGATCGTGCAGGACCCGGCCACCTTGAAGGCGATCCGCAACAGCGCCATCTGGGTCGTGGTGGCGCCGACCCTGCTGACCGGGCTCGGGCTGATGCTCGCCGTACTCACCGAGAAGGTGCGCTGGGCGACCGCGTTCAAGCTGGTGCTCTTCCTTCCGATGGCCGTGTCGTTCCTCGCCGCGGGCATCATCTTCCGGCTCGCCTACGAACAGGACCCGGACCGGGGCGTGCTGAACGCCGCCGTCGTCGGCGTCCACGACGGCTTCTCGGACACTGCCGCCTATCCGACGGCCCGGGCCCGGGAGAACCAGGGGCTGACGGGCGGGGCGGGCGGCCCGTACAGCACCGCGGGGACCCTGCGCCCCGGCCGCTCGGTCGATCTCGGCCTCATCGGGGTGGCGCCCGACGCGATGCCCGCCGGAGCGAAGTCCGCGGCCGCCGCGGCGCCCGCCGCGGACGGGATCGGGGGCGTCGTCTACCTCGACTTCGCCCCCGGCGGCGCCGGTCTCCCGGGCCGCATCGATCCCGGCGAGAAAGGACTGCCCGGCATGACCGTCGAGGCCGTACGGGACGGCCGGGTCGCCGCCACGGCCGTCTCGGCCGACGACGGGTCCTTCCGCCTCACCGGGCTGGCCGACGGCGAGTACACCGTCAGGCTGCCCGCGGCCAACTTCGCGGCCCCGTACCAGGGGGTGAACTGGCTCGGTCCGGCGCTGGTCACACCGGCCATCATCGGCGCCTACCTATGGGTGTGGACCGGCTTCGCGATGGTCCTGATCGGCGCCGGCCTCTCGGCCATTCCCCGGGACGCGCTGGAGGCCGCGCGCATGGACGGGGCCTCCGAGAGCCAGATCTTCCGCAAGATCACCGTGCCCCTGCTCGCGCCGGTGCTCACGGTCGTCTTCGTGACCCTGGTGATCAACGTGATGAAGGTCTTCGACCTCGTCTACATCATCGCGCCGGGACCCGTCCAGGAGGAGGCGAACGTGCTGGCCACCCGTATGTGGCTGGTGTCCTTCGGCGGCGGCAACGACCAGGGCCTCGGGAGCGCGCTCAGCGTGGTGCTCCTCCTGCTGGTCGTCCCGGCGATGGTCTTCAACATCCGGCGCTTCCGAAGGAGTGGAGCATGA
- a CDS encoding ABC transporter substrate-binding protein, translating to MRRPSTTTRRTAATASAALALALGATACGGSPTGPASGGELSGQTVTVAGVWTGSEQKNFKKVLDAFTEKTGAKTVFVPSGDNVSTFVGSKIEGGNAPDVVMVPQVGVLQQFVKEGWLLPLSEQTTQSAGSTLAPVWRNYGTVDGAYYGLYFKAAHKSTVWYAPEAFTQAGVNEPKSYADMLKAGRTLADSGRPAFAIAGEDGWTLTDWFENIYLSQAGPEKYDQLAQHRIKWTDESVVRALTTLGELYKDKQLVAGGAQSALGTDFPTSVAQVFGPEPKAGMVYEGDFVGGVAKDQFGRKLGTDAKFFPFPAVDGGKAPVVSGGDAAVVLKDGKNSKAGMKLVEFLSGSEAAEVWARAGGFLSPNKEVGMASYGDEITRGTADSLIAAGDSIRFDMSDQAPAAFGGTKGAGEWKLLQDFLRDPSDPQGTAAKLEAEAAKAYGN from the coding sequence ATGCGACGACCCAGCACGACCACCCGGCGGACCGCGGCCACCGCATCGGCGGCCCTCGCCCTCGCCCTCGGTGCCACGGCCTGCGGCGGCTCCCCCACCGGACCCGCGAGCGGCGGCGAACTGAGCGGTCAGACCGTGACCGTGGCAGGCGTCTGGACCGGCAGTGAGCAGAAGAACTTCAAGAAGGTGCTGGACGCCTTCACCGAGAAGACCGGCGCCAAGACCGTCTTCGTGCCCTCCGGCGACAACGTCTCCACCTTCGTCGGAAGCAAGATCGAAGGCGGCAACGCGCCGGACGTGGTGATGGTGCCGCAGGTCGGCGTGCTCCAGCAGTTCGTCAAGGAGGGCTGGCTGCTCCCGCTGTCCGAGCAGACCACGCAGAGCGCCGGGTCCACCCTCGCCCCGGTGTGGCGCAATTACGGCACCGTCGACGGCGCGTACTACGGCCTCTACTTCAAGGCCGCCCACAAGTCGACCGTCTGGTACGCCCCCGAGGCCTTCACCCAGGCCGGGGTCAACGAGCCCAAGAGCTACGCCGACATGCTGAAGGCCGGCCGCACCCTCGCCGACTCCGGCCGCCCCGCCTTCGCGATAGCCGGTGAGGACGGCTGGACCCTCACCGACTGGTTCGAGAACATCTACCTCTCCCAGGCCGGGCCGGAGAAGTACGACCAGCTCGCCCAGCACCGGATCAAGTGGACCGACGAGAGCGTCGTCAGGGCGCTGACCACCCTCGGCGAACTGTACAAGGACAAGCAGCTCGTCGCCGGCGGCGCCCAGAGCGCTCTCGGGACCGACTTCCCCACGTCGGTCGCGCAGGTCTTCGGCCCCGAGCCCAAGGCGGGCATGGTCTACGAGGGCGACTTCGTCGGCGGCGTCGCCAAGGACCAGTTCGGCAGGAAGCTCGGGACGGACGCCAAGTTCTTCCCGTTCCCCGCGGTCGACGGGGGCAAGGCGCCGGTCGTCAGCGGCGGGGATGCGGCCGTCGTCCTCAAGGACGGGAAGAACAGCAAGGCCGGCATGAAGCTGGTCGAGTTCCTGTCCGGCTCCGAGGCCGCCGAGGTCTGGGCGCGCGCGGGCGGCTTCCTCTCCCCGAACAAGGAAGTCGGCATGGCCTCGTACGGCGACGAGATCACCCGCGGCACAGCCGACTCGCTCATCGCGGCGGGCGACTCCATCCGCTTCGACATGTCGGACCAGGCCCCCGCCGCGTTCGGCGGGACCAAGGGCGCCGGCGAGTGGAAGCTCCTCCAGGACTTCCTGCGCGACCCGTCGGACCCGCAGGGCACGGCCGCGAAGCTCGAGGCGGAGGCCGCCAAGGCCTACGGGAACTGA
- a CDS encoding PadR family transcriptional regulator, producing the protein MRLALLALLTRSPAHGYELKQDLEKLLGAAYPQPNVGQIYVTLGRLEKSGLIEGEDVEQSGRPNKRTYRLTDAGREAVQAWFEETAEEPRVRDEFFMKLALAPQSGLADPVALINKQRRQYLNTMRDLSKLAAAEDRDNKISQLLIEGAMLHLQADLDWLERCQEELE; encoded by the coding sequence GTGCGGCTGGCGCTCCTTGCGCTCCTCACCCGTAGCCCTGCGCACGGTTACGAGCTGAAGCAGGACCTTGAGAAGCTCCTGGGCGCCGCGTACCCTCAGCCGAACGTCGGCCAGATCTACGTCACCCTCGGCCGGCTGGAGAAGAGCGGCCTGATCGAGGGCGAGGACGTCGAGCAGTCGGGACGGCCCAACAAGCGCACGTACCGCCTGACGGACGCCGGGCGCGAAGCCGTGCAGGCCTGGTTCGAGGAAACCGCCGAGGAACCCCGGGTACGGGACGAGTTCTTCATGAAGCTCGCCCTCGCACCGCAGTCGGGTCTGGCCGATCCGGTCGCACTGATCAACAAACAGCGGCGGCAGTACCTCAACACCATGCGGGACCTGTCCAAGCTGGCCGCGGCGGAGGACCGCGACAACAAGATCTCCCAACTGCTGATCGAGGGCGCCATGCTGCACCTGCAGGCCGACCTCGACTGGCTGGAACGCTGCCAGGAGGAGCTGGAATGA
- a CDS encoding LLM class flavin-dependent oxidoreductase, translated as MSGIPLGVLDLVPVPSGSTAAEALHHSIDLARQTEAFGYARYWFAEHHLNPGVAGTSPAVVLALTASATSTIRIGSGAVQLGHRTALSTVEEFGLIDALHPGRLDLGLGRSAGRPPQRSAQEAPFEGHTPNGLRIPKPFSFAHLLGHPRVALQQHLLNLPGARPQDYAEQVDDVLALLRGEYRSPDGVEAHAVPGEGADVQVWILGSSGGVSAETAGRNGLRFAANYHVSPASVLEAAEGYRAAFKPSAELDRPYLTVSADVVVAEDDATARELAAGYAPWVRSIRTAEGAIPFPTPAEARALPWTDADRELVADRVETQFVGSARTVADHLDRLQEATGADELLITTITHGHADRVRSYRLLAEEWQRRSG; from the coding sequence TCCCCCTCGGGGTCCTCGACCTCGTCCCGGTCCCGTCCGGTTCGACCGCCGCCGAGGCCCTGCACCACAGCATCGACCTCGCCCGGCAGACCGAGGCGTTCGGCTACGCCCGCTACTGGTTCGCCGAGCACCACCTGAACCCGGGGGTCGCCGGAACCTCCCCGGCCGTAGTGCTCGCCCTGACGGCCTCGGCGACCTCGACCATCCGGATCGGCTCCGGTGCAGTCCAGCTCGGGCACCGCACTGCCCTGTCCACGGTCGAGGAGTTCGGCCTGATCGACGCGCTCCACCCCGGCCGCCTCGACCTGGGCCTGGGCCGCTCGGCCGGCCGCCCACCGCAGCGGAGCGCACAGGAAGCACCGTTCGAGGGACACACCCCGAACGGGCTGCGGATCCCGAAACCCTTCTCCTTCGCCCACCTGCTGGGCCACCCTCGGGTCGCCCTCCAGCAGCACCTGCTGAACCTGCCCGGTGCCCGCCCCCAGGACTACGCCGAGCAGGTCGACGACGTACTCGCGCTGCTGCGGGGCGAGTACCGCTCACCGGATGGCGTCGAGGCGCACGCCGTCCCCGGCGAGGGGGCCGACGTACAGGTGTGGATCCTGGGCAGCAGCGGAGGGGTCAGCGCGGAGACCGCGGGCCGCAACGGGCTCCGGTTCGCCGCCAACTACCACGTCAGTCCCGCCTCGGTACTGGAGGCGGCCGAGGGCTACCGGGCCGCCTTCAAACCGTCCGCCGAACTGGACCGCCCGTATCTGACGGTGTCCGCCGACGTCGTCGTCGCCGAGGACGACGCGACCGCCCGCGAACTGGCCGCCGGGTACGCACCCTGGGTACGCAGCATCCGCACCGCCGAAGGCGCCATCCCCTTCCCGACCCCCGCCGAGGCACGCGCCCTGCCCTGGACCGACGCCGACCGGGAACTGGTCGCCGACCGGGTGGAAACCCAGTTCGTCGGCTCCGCACGCACGGTCGCCGACCACCTCGACCGGCTCCAAGAGGCCACGGGCGCAGACGAGTTGCTGATCACGACCATCACGCACGGCCACGCCGACCGGGTCCGCTCCTACCGGCTGCTCGCCGAGGAATGGCAGCGCCGTTCGGGCTGA
- a CDS encoding carbohydrate ABC transporter permease — translation MSVTGTAGRGLRRGPGHGNGRRLSRLLSNSLVQVALILVALVWITPLAGLLLSSLRSEGDNASDGWWTALTDPSQLSLDNYGALLEDSGIAAAFGNTVLISVPTTALVVAIAALAGYAFAWLEFPGRDAVFLVVVGLLVVPVQIGLLPVAKLFGAVGLFGTVAGVVLFHVAYGLPFAIFLLRNYFAEIPREMLEAARMDGGSEWRIFTRLVLPLGRPAIASLAIFQFLWVWNDMLVALLFADSGSQPLTVALQSQMRQFGSNIGVLAPGAFLSLVVPLIVFFAFQRHFVQGVMAGSVK, via the coding sequence ATGAGCGTCACCGGCACCGCAGGGCGCGGGCTCCGGCGGGGGCCCGGTCACGGCAACGGGCGCCGGCTGTCGCGCCTGCTGAGCAACTCCCTGGTCCAGGTCGCACTGATCCTGGTCGCCCTCGTATGGATCACCCCGCTGGCGGGCCTGCTCCTGTCCTCCCTGCGCTCCGAGGGGGACAACGCCTCCGACGGCTGGTGGACCGCCCTCACCGACCCGTCGCAGCTGTCCCTGGACAACTACGGCGCTCTGCTGGAGGACTCCGGCATCGCGGCGGCCTTCGGGAACACGGTCCTGATCTCCGTGCCCACCACCGCCCTGGTGGTCGCCATCGCGGCACTGGCCGGATACGCCTTCGCGTGGCTGGAGTTCCCCGGCCGCGACGCCGTCTTCCTGGTGGTCGTCGGACTGCTCGTCGTGCCCGTGCAGATCGGGCTCCTGCCCGTGGCCAAACTCTTCGGCGCGGTCGGGCTGTTCGGCACGGTGGCCGGCGTCGTCCTCTTCCATGTCGCCTACGGACTGCCCTTCGCCATCTTCCTGCTGCGCAACTACTTCGCGGAGATACCGCGCGAAATGCTGGAGGCCGCCCGGATGGACGGCGGCAGCGAGTGGCGGATCTTCACCCGGCTGGTGCTGCCGCTCGGCCGGCCGGCCATCGCGAGCCTGGCCATCTTCCAGTTCCTCTGGGTGTGGAACGACATGCTCGTGGCGCTGCTCTTCGCGGACAGCGGGTCCCAGCCGCTCACCGTCGCACTGCAGTCCCAGATGCGGCAGTTCGGCAGCAACATCGGCGTCCTCGCGCCGGGGGCGTTCCTGTCCCTGGTGGTCCCGCTGATCGTGTTCTTCGCCTTCCAGCGGCACTTCGTCCAGGGGGTGATGGCGGGCTCGGTGAAATAG
- a CDS encoding ABC transporter ATP-binding protein: protein MSDDATTAAPGEPIVRAEGLTKTHHGEGVPVHAVRAVDLSVRPGEFVAVTGPSGAGKSTLLHLIGGLQRPDSGKLWLGGERVDEYREARWAVLRRRSIGVVFQFFNLVSNLTVADNVELPALLAGASPKAARASRAELLADLGLEGRERSMPGELSGGEQQRVALARALVNHPALLLADEPAGSLDSKGTREVLRLLSRFHQRGQTIMMVTHDARMASAADRVISFFDGRIADDAHLGGGHRPPARGVSGVLDLDPEPEPKR, encoded by the coding sequence ATGAGCGACGACGCCACCACCGCCGCTCCCGGCGAGCCCATAGTGCGGGCCGAGGGCCTGACCAAGACGCACCACGGCGAAGGCGTACCGGTGCACGCCGTACGCGCAGTGGACCTGTCCGTCCGGCCGGGCGAGTTCGTCGCGGTCACCGGACCCTCCGGAGCCGGCAAGTCCACGCTGCTGCACCTGATAGGCGGCCTCCAACGTCCCGACAGCGGCAAGCTGTGGCTCGGCGGCGAACGCGTCGACGAATACCGCGAGGCCCGCTGGGCGGTCCTCAGGCGCCGCAGCATCGGCGTCGTCTTCCAGTTCTTCAACCTGGTCTCCAACCTCACCGTCGCCGACAACGTCGAACTGCCCGCCCTGCTCGCCGGAGCCTCCCCGAAGGCCGCCCGCGCATCCCGCGCCGAACTGCTCGCCGACCTCGGCCTCGAAGGCCGCGAACGGTCCATGCCCGGCGAACTGTCCGGCGGCGAACAGCAGCGCGTCGCGCTCGCCCGCGCCCTGGTCAACCACCCCGCACTCCTGCTCGCGGACGAACCGGCCGGCAGCCTCGACAGCAAGGGCACCCGCGAGGTGCTGCGGCTGCTCTCCCGCTTCCACCAGCGCGGCCAGACGATCATGATGGTCACCCATGACGCCCGGATGGCCAGCGCCGCCGACCGCGTCATCAGCTTCTTCGACGGACGGATAGCCGACGACGCGCACCTCGGCGGCGGCCACCGCCCGCCCGCCCGGGGTGTCTCGGGCGTGCTGGACCTGGACCCGGAACCGGAACCGAAGCGGTGA
- a CDS encoding ABC transporter substrate-binding protein, producing MRWMRAAGRALLVGAVVLAGYTGFGVRADAGAASGASSGDRGPLTLVTAGDLTDYLPPLLEDWNDAHPDERVTLVELPDSADETRAQMISELRSGRDRFDVLNIDVAWTSEFAAAGWISPLPRERFPLDAFLRPVVDTATFDGRLYAVPYVTNAGLLYYRKDILDRAGEEPPRTWADLVRQVRTIAPQYGLDGYAGQFLPYEGLTVNVTEAVHSAGGSILRDDGARVSVDSDAARAGLRFLADGVRDGWISRDALGYKEEESRQAFQDGRLLFLRNWPYVYADAGAEGSKIAGRFGAVPLPGADGPGTSVLGGSNLAVSSRARHPASAADLISYLTSERVQRQVLTRGSLPPVRAALYEDPELVRAHPYLPTLRQSLLSAVPRPKSPRYDQVSLAVQAVAQDVMALRQTPEEATARLARELGAISRKG from the coding sequence ATGCGGTGGATGCGTGCCGCGGGTAGAGCTCTCCTGGTCGGGGCGGTCGTACTGGCGGGTTACACCGGTTTCGGCGTCCGGGCCGACGCGGGGGCGGCCTCCGGGGCGTCTTCCGGGGACCGCGGGCCGCTCACGCTCGTGACGGCGGGCGATCTGACGGACTACCTCCCGCCGCTCCTCGAGGACTGGAACGACGCCCATCCCGACGAGCGGGTCACGCTCGTCGAGCTGCCCGACTCGGCGGACGAGACCCGGGCCCAGATGATCAGCGAACTGCGATCGGGCCGCGACCGGTTCGACGTGCTGAACATCGACGTGGCCTGGACGTCCGAGTTCGCCGCGGCCGGGTGGATCTCCCCCCTCCCGCGCGAGCGCTTCCCGCTGGACGCCTTCCTGCGCCCGGTCGTCGACACCGCGACCTTCGACGGGCGGCTGTACGCGGTCCCGTACGTCACCAACGCGGGCCTGTTGTACTACCGCAAGGACATCCTGGACCGGGCGGGCGAGGAGCCGCCGCGCACCTGGGCCGATCTGGTCCGCCAGGTGCGCACGATCGCCCCGCAGTACGGACTCGACGGCTATGCCGGCCAGTTCCTGCCGTACGAGGGCCTCACCGTGAACGTCACGGAGGCCGTGCACTCGGCGGGCGGGTCGATCCTGCGCGACGACGGGGCCCGCGTGAGCGTGGACTCCGACGCGGCGCGCGCCGGGCTGCGGTTCCTCGCGGACGGTGTGCGGGACGGCTGGATCTCCCGCGACGCGCTCGGCTACAAGGAGGAGGAGTCGCGGCAGGCCTTCCAGGACGGCCGGCTGCTCTTCCTGCGGAACTGGCCCTACGTGTACGCGGACGCGGGCGCGGAGGGGTCGAAGATCGCGGGCCGGTTCGGTGCCGTGCCGCTGCCCGGAGCGGACGGGCCCGGCACCAGTGTGCTGGGCGGCTCCAACCTCGCGGTGAGCAGCCGTGCGCGGCATCCGGCGTCGGCGGCCGACCTGATCTCGTACCTCACCAGTGAGCGGGTCCAGCGGCAGGTGCTCACGCGGGGTTCGCTGCCGCCGGTGCGCGCCGCACTGTACGAGGACCCCGAGCTGGTCCGGGCGCATCCGTACCTGCCCACGCTCCGCCAGAGCCTGCTGTCGGCGGTGCCGCGCCCCAAGAGTCCGCGCTACGACCAGGTGAGCCTCGCCGTGCAGGCCGTGGCGCAGGACGTGATGGCGCTGCGCCAGACGCCCGAGGAGGCGACGGCGCGGCTCGCGCGCGAACTCGGGGCCATTTCCCGCAAGGGCTGA